The region CCGCGAGAAATGAAATTCGCCAGAAAATGTCACTTTCGGTTGCGTCCGTTGAAATTTTCCGCAATGCGTCAGGTCATGACACGCAACGGACTGCTTCTACTACGACTTACACGCCCTTGGGCGTGACGTCTCGCGTGCCTTTAGAGCGCGCGGATGCGCTCAAGGGAACAATCAAGCAGTAAACCCCAAATCCGTTCGAGTTTTTCCAACCATGACCATGCTTTCTGATCCAAGCCGCAAATACCGGCCATTCCCGCAGGTGGCGCTGCAAGACCGGCAATGGCCTTCACGAACCATCACCGCCCCGCCCCGCTGGCTTTCGACCGATCTGCGCGACGGCAATCAGTCGATCATTGACCCGATGGATGCGGTAAAGAAAAACCGCTTTTTCGATGAACTGGTCCGAATCGGGATCAAGGAAATCGAAGTCGGTTTCCCGAGCGCCGGTGCGACCGAGTTCGACTTCATTCAAGGATTGGTTCGCTCCGGCCGTATTCCTGACGATGTCAAAGTACAGGTGCTGACCCAGAGCCGTGAAGACCTGATACGAACAAGTTTCGAAAGCCTTGAAAGCGCGAAGCAGGCCATCGTGCATCTCTACAACGCAGTTTCACCGGCGTGGCGAGACATTGTCTTCCGTATGTCGAAAGACGAAGTGCGCGAAATCGCTCTAGCGGGCGCAAAAGTGATGCGAGACGAAGCGAGCAAACGACCAGATACAGACTGGCACTTCCAATACTCACCGGAAACATTCTCGACCGCCGAGCTAGATTTCAGCATCGAGGTTTGTGAAGCGGTTATGCAAGTTCTGGCCCCAACACCAGAGCATCCGATCATTCTCAATCTGCCTGCCACTGTCGAAGCGGCGACGCCCAATATCTACGCGGACCAGATCGAGTATTTCTGCCGCAATCTGCCCAATCGTGATGCAGCGGTGATCAGCCTGCACACACACAACGATCGCGGTACTGGTGTTGCCGCGGCCGAGCTTGGCCTAATGGCAGGTGCAGATCGTGTTGAAGGTTGCCTGTTCGGAAATGGAGAGCGAACCGGCAACTGTTGCCTCGTGACGGTTGCACTCAACATGTATACACAAGGGA is a window of Altererythrobacter rubellus DNA encoding:
- the leuA gene encoding 2-isopropylmalate synthase; amino-acid sequence: MTMLSDPSRKYRPFPQVALQDRQWPSRTITAPPRWLSTDLRDGNQSIIDPMDAVKKNRFFDELVRIGIKEIEVGFPSAGATEFDFIQGLVRSGRIPDDVKVQVLTQSREDLIRTSFESLESAKQAIVHLYNAVSPAWRDIVFRMSKDEVREIALAGAKVMRDEASKRPDTDWHFQYSPETFSTAELDFSIEVCEAVMQVLAPTPEHPIILNLPATVEAATPNIYADQIEYFCRNLPNRDAAVISLHTHNDRGTGVAAAELGLMAGADRVEGCLFGNGERTGNCCLVTVALNMYTQGINPGLDFSDIDRTIETVEYCNELPVHQRHPYGGELVFTAFSGSHQDAIKKGFEANDQQNDEHWRVPYLPIDPADLGRDYEAVIRVNSQSGKGGFAWVLEQDQGLKLPKKMQADFSKHVQHMADELGRELNAADIWEAFKSAYYVQTDSKHFQLVYYDESRAPDGTRVFAGKIAVKGQEQSVSGRGNGLISSVVTTLEESFGLDLKVLDYSEHAMGSGRDARAAAYLMCQSGDRIIWGCGIDEDVATASVRAVLSAANGIVG